The following are encoded together in the Neomonachus schauinslandi chromosome X, ASM220157v2, whole genome shotgun sequence genome:
- the LOC110577030 gene encoding A-kinase anchor protein 17B, which yields MTVTVVYDNSEATELCAAQHLYLKPIAKLMINVLLPESSELTRPFSNWEVLDQLKSLICPDQFTTVRLSKSTKDFIRFEGEAETRSLVQILKAKLHGKIIKLNGLKTDLKVVATDAQGEWERFPREKEASASDGAEEQDQDKSPDSIYFEGLPCKWFAPKGSSGEKPCEEILRVVFESFGKIKNVDIPMLDPYREVMTGGNFGGFSFGLQTFEAFIQYQESTDFVKAMESLRGMRLMLKGDDGKALACNIKVMFDTTKHFSEGAIRRRNQERLKLQELEEERKKVKRDEEEAARKRKEEERRAQEKRKKARVRRRGPKERDRRRHRKPKARAPADSAREPDSLEGWEERKFLLAQRRVEALRLLRVLLRKLAVSTQFNPQGVDDASPKVNHAPGNTLETLKKEELNTQCLQNQEEMPKYQVAKSDNKRKQKMKKRTRAHLRKSSHHLGRKKIRYSARKERTGKLLTEEYNHSLVSDQNSLRNAMIQDQSPEKEDHCSSNKSDSSTLFEPDHGRKQKIYETDEFIDYLLNYYQTPKYARICLEPSDIASPCQWQRAVHAKGNGFQINLRKRKHHSSSLSQMQNLATRENLVQEDDCPSEICTKDLEHKPQKRGKVDYAKAWTKELKDHCQDTASETGDHLSPADGKSHLLEKTQAYQVKDSNSPSQSPVSSPSRSADLDLELTDFLEEISSDSECFSEILSINKEEKVRSVATDDSSPEKRSLDDDEITTSNREIRARLQTLSSKWNRHGEHSSSKSKLRKPGERSKYELRFSWLEGENSSSRGEKSTSKRRATLAPKYLFDEGYYHQSGPSSLLDHITRKRRRFSDSTSGQQVHYGPAHVPMASSKSAHVFYVGDLPQRRETPRKLEYSQEARRFKRHEHSRESMLNSGNSYIRRNSQEHLDYGSYFGNGYTSSLYFQMF from the exons ATGACGGTCACCGTGGTATATGATAACTCTGAGGCGACGGAGCTGTGTGCGGCTCAGCACCTCTACCTCAAGCCCATAGCAAAATTGATGATCAATGTCTTGCTGCCAGAGAGCTCAGAACTGACGCGGCCCTTCTCCAACTGGGAAGTGCTTGACCAGCTGAAGAGCCTGATTTGCCCTGACCAGTTCACCACCGTTCGGCTCTCCAAGAGCACAAAGGACTTCATCCGATTCGAGGGCGAGGCTGAAACGCGCAGTTTGGTTCAGATCTTAAAGGCCAAGTTACATGGGAAGATCATCAAGCTGAATGGTTTGAAAACAGACTTAAAAGTCGTGGCTACAGATGCCCAGGGAGAGTGGGAGCGCTTCCCCAGGGAAAAGGAGGCCTCAGCGAGTGATGGGGCCGAAGAGCAGGACCAGGACAAGAGCCCAGATTCGATCTATTTCGAAGGCTTGCCCTGCAAATGGTTTGCGCCCAAAGGCTCCAGCGGGGAGAAGCCCTGTGAAGAGATCCTTCGGGTGGTCTTTGAGAGCTTTGGGAAGATCAAGAATGTGGACATCCCTATGCTGGATCCTTACAGAGAAGTGATGACTGGTGGAAACTTCGGGGGTTTTAGCTTTGGCTTGCAGACGTTCGAGGCCTTTATCCAGTACCAGGAGTCGACTGACTTCGTGAAAGCCATGGAGTCCCTTCGAGGGATGAGGCTGATGTTGAAGGGAGATGATGGGAAAGCTCTGGCCTGTAACATCAAG GTTATGTTTGATACAACCAAACATTTCAGCGAAGGGGCTATAAGGAGGAGAAATCAAGAAAGGCTAAAGTTACaagagctggaggaagaaaggaaaaaagtaaagagagaCGAGGAAGAGGCTGCAAG aaaaagaaaagaggaggaaaggagagcccaggaaaagaggaagaaggccAGGGTGAGGAGACGAGGCCCgaaggagagagacagacgcCGGCACAGGAAACCCAAGGCCCGAGCCCCCGCTGACAGCGCCCGGGAGCCTGACTCTTTGGAGGGATGGGAGGAGCGGAAGTTCCTCCTGGCCCAGAGGCGGGTGGAGGCTCTCCGGTTGCTCCGGGTACTCTTGAGGAAACTCGCA gtaTCCACACAGTTTAACCCACAGGGGGTAGATGACGCAAGCCCAAAAGTGAATCATGCTCCAGGGAACACGTTGGAAACTCTGAAGAAAGAAGAGTTAAACACTCAGTGTCttcaaaatcaggaagaaatgccAAAATATCAGGTTGCCAAGTCAGACAATAAacgaaaacaaaaaatgaagaaaagaactaGGGCTCACTTACGTAAATCTTCCCACCaccttgggagaaaaaaaataagatattcagCTAGAAAAGAGAGAACTGGAAAATTATTAACCGAGGAATACAATCACAGTCTGGTCTCTGACCAGAATTCTTTGCGGAATGCGATGATTCAAGATCAGTCTCCTGAGAAAGAAGACCACTGCAGTTCTAATAAATCCGATTCTTCCACATTATTTGAGCCAGACCATGGCAGGAAACAGAAGATCTATGAAACAGATGAATTTATTGATTACCTATTAAACTACTATCAAACTCCAAAGTATGCCCGGATCTGCCTAGAACCAAGTGACATAGCAAGCCCATGTCAGTGGCAGAGGGCTGTCCATGCTAAGGGAAATGGATTTCAGATCAATCTGAGAAAACGTAAACATCACTCCAGCAGTCTGAGCCAAATGCAAAACCTGGCAACAAGAGAAAACCTGGTTCAAGAAGATGACTGCCCATCAGAGATCTGTACCAAGGATCTTGAGCATAAACcacaaaagagaggaaaagtggATTATGCCAAAGCATGGACCAAGGAGTTAAAAGATCATTGCCAGGACACAGCTAGTGAAACTGGTGATCACCTGTCCCCAGCTGATGGAAAGAGCCATCTGTTGGAAAAGACGCAAGCTTACCAGGTCAAAGATTCCAACTCCCCAAGTCAGAGCCCCGTTTCCTCACCCAGCCGGTCAGCCGACTTAGATTTGGAGTTGACAGATTTCTTAGAGGAAATCAGTAGTGATTCCGAGTGCTTTAGTGAAATCCTTAGCATAAACAAAGAGGAGAAAGTGAGGTCTGTGGCCACAGATGATAGCTCCCCAGAAAAAAGATCTCTTGATGACGACGAGATCACCACCAGCAATCGAGAAATTAGGGCACGTCTGCAGACCTTGTCTTCAAAGTGGAACCGTCATGGGGAGCACAGCTCCTCTAAATCCAAGCTGAGGAAACCAGGCGAGAGGTCCAAGTATGAACTGAGATTTTCATGGCTGGAGGGCGAAAACAGTTCCAGTAGAGGTGAGAAGAGCACCAGCAAAAGGAGGGCAACGCTAGCCCCCAAATACTTGTTCGACGAAGGCTACTACCACCAATCCGGTCCTAGCAGTCTGTTGGACCACATcacaaggaagaggaggaggttcAGCGATAGCACATCTGGCCAGCAGGTGCACTACGGGCCCGCTCACGTGCCAATGGCATCATCCAAAAGTGCTCATGTTTTCTATGTGGGGGATTTGCCCCAAAGAAGAGAGACTCCACGGAAGTTGGAATATAGCCAGGAGGCCAGAAGGTTTAAAAGACACGAGCATTCTAGAGAGTCCATGCTGAATTCTGGTAATTCTTATATTAGACGTAACAGTCAGGAGCACCTCGACTACGGAAGCTATTTTGGAAATGGCTACACTAGTTctctatattttcaaatgttttga